A portion of the Panthera tigris isolate Pti1 chromosome E1, P.tigris_Pti1_mat1.1, whole genome shotgun sequence genome contains these proteins:
- the GPRC5C gene encoding G-protein coupled receptor family C group 5 member C isoform X2 produces MRFPEAPPSPTWRPLDLRTQLEPGLGARMAIPKALLTCLGLPLFLCSGAQAQNHVPPGCSPDLNPLYYNLCDRSGAWGIVLEAVAGAGVVTTFVLTIILVASLPFVQDTKKRSLLGTQVFFLLGTLGLFCLVFACVVKPDFSTCASRRFLFGVLFAVCFSCLVAHVFALNFLARKNHGPRGWVIFTVAVLLTLVEVIINTEWLIITLVRGGGEGGPPGNGSAAWTTASPCAIANMDFVMALIYVMLLLLCAFTGAWPALCGRFKRWRKHGVFVLLTTATSIAIWVVWIVMYTYGNKQHNSPTWDDPTLAIALAANAWAFVLFYIIPEVSQVTKASPEQSYQGDMYPTRGVGYETILKEQKGQSMFVENKAFSMDEPASAKRPVSPYSGYNGQLLTSVYQPTEMALMHKGPSEGAYDVILPRATANSQVMGSANSTLRAEDMYAAQSHQGATSPKDGKNSQAQSPQNKTRW; encoded by the exons ATGAGATTCCCagaagcccctccctccccaacctggAGACCCCTGGACCTGA GGACCCAGCTGGAGCCTGGCCTGGGAGCCAGGATGGCCATCCCTAAAGCCTTGCTGACATGCCTGGGGCTGCCCCTCTTCCTATGCTCAGGGGCCCAGGCCCAGAATCATGTGCCACCCGGCTGCAGCCCGGACCTCAACCCCCTCTACTACAACCTGTGTGACCGCTCTGGGGCTTGGGGCATTGTCTTGGAGGCAGTGGCTGGGGCGGGCGTTGTTACCACTTTTGTCCTCACCATCATCCTTGTGGCCAGCCTCCCCTTTGTGCAGGACACCAAGAAGCGGAGCCTCCTGGGGACCCAGGTATTCTTTCTGCTGGGGACCCTGGGCCTCTTCTGCCTCGTCTTTGCCTGCGTGGTGAAGCCGGACTTCTCCACCTGTGCCTCTCGCCGGTTCCTCTTTGGAGTTCTGTTCGCCGTCTGCTTCTCCTGCCTGGTGGCTCACGTCTTTGCCCTCAACTTCCTGGCCCGGAAGAACCATGGGCCCCGGGGCTGGGTGATCTTCACCGTGGCCGTGCTGCTGACCCTCGTGGAGGTCATCATCAATACCGAGTGGCTGATTATCACGCTGGTCCGGGGCGGTGGCGAGGGCGGCCCTCCGGGCAACGGCAGCGCTGCCTGGACCACGGCCTCCCCGTGTGCCATCGCCAACATGGACTTTGTCATGGCGCTCATCTACGTCATGCTGTTGCTGCTGTGCGCCTTCACGGGGGCCTGGCCAGCCCTTTGTGGCCGCTTCAAGCGCTGGCGCAAGCACGGGGTTTTCGTGCTGCTCACCACGGCCACCTCCATCGCCATCTGGGTGGTGTGGATTGTCATGTACACTTACGGCAACAAGCAGCACAACAGTCCCACCTGGGACGATCCCACGCTGGCCATTGCTCTTGCCGCCAATGCCTGGGCCTTTGTCCTCTTCTACATCATCCCTGAAGTCTCCCAGGTGACCAAGGCCAGCCCAGAGCAAAGCTACCAGGGGGACATGTACCCGACCCGGGGCGTAGGCTACGAGACCATCCTGAAGGAGCAGAAAGGCCAGAGCATGTTTGTGGAGAACAAGGCCTTTTCCATGGACGAGCCGGCCTCAG CTAAGAGACCGGTGTCCCCATACAGCGGGTACAATGGGCAGCTGCTGACCAGTGTGTACCAGCCCACCGAGATGGCCCTGATGCACAAAGGCCCG TCTGAAGGAGCTTACGACGTCATCCTCCCACGAGCCACCGCCAACAGCCAGGTGATGGGCAGTGCCAATTCCACCCTGAGGGCCGAAGACATGTATGCGGCCCAGAGCCACCAGGGAGCCACATCGCCGAAAGACGGCAAGAACTCCCAG
- the GPRC5C gene encoding G-protein coupled receptor family C group 5 member C isoform X1, with protein MAIPKALLTCLGLPLFLCSGAQAQNHVPPGCSPDLNPLYYNLCDRSGAWGIVLEAVAGAGVVTTFVLTIILVASLPFVQDTKKRSLLGTQVFFLLGTLGLFCLVFACVVKPDFSTCASRRFLFGVLFAVCFSCLVAHVFALNFLARKNHGPRGWVIFTVAVLLTLVEVIINTEWLIITLVRGGGEGGPPGNGSAAWTTASPCAIANMDFVMALIYVMLLLLCAFTGAWPALCGRFKRWRKHGVFVLLTTATSIAIWVVWIVMYTYGNKQHNSPTWDDPTLAIALAANAWAFVLFYIIPEVSQVTKASPEQSYQGDMYPTRGVGYETILKEQKGQSMFVENKAFSMDEPASAKRPVSPYSGYNGQLLTSVYQPTEMALMHKGPSEGAYDVILPRATANSQVMGSANSTLRAEDMYAAQSHQGATSPKDGKNSQAQSPQNKTRW; from the exons ATGGCCATCCCTAAAGCCTTGCTGACATGCCTGGGGCTGCCCCTCTTCCTATGCTCAGGGGCCCAGGCCCAGAATCATGTGCCACCCGGCTGCAGCCCGGACCTCAACCCCCTCTACTACAACCTGTGTGACCGCTCTGGGGCTTGGGGCATTGTCTTGGAGGCAGTGGCTGGGGCGGGCGTTGTTACCACTTTTGTCCTCACCATCATCCTTGTGGCCAGCCTCCCCTTTGTGCAGGACACCAAGAAGCGGAGCCTCCTGGGGACCCAGGTATTCTTTCTGCTGGGGACCCTGGGCCTCTTCTGCCTCGTCTTTGCCTGCGTGGTGAAGCCGGACTTCTCCACCTGTGCCTCTCGCCGGTTCCTCTTTGGAGTTCTGTTCGCCGTCTGCTTCTCCTGCCTGGTGGCTCACGTCTTTGCCCTCAACTTCCTGGCCCGGAAGAACCATGGGCCCCGGGGCTGGGTGATCTTCACCGTGGCCGTGCTGCTGACCCTCGTGGAGGTCATCATCAATACCGAGTGGCTGATTATCACGCTGGTCCGGGGCGGTGGCGAGGGCGGCCCTCCGGGCAACGGCAGCGCTGCCTGGACCACGGCCTCCCCGTGTGCCATCGCCAACATGGACTTTGTCATGGCGCTCATCTACGTCATGCTGTTGCTGCTGTGCGCCTTCACGGGGGCCTGGCCAGCCCTTTGTGGCCGCTTCAAGCGCTGGCGCAAGCACGGGGTTTTCGTGCTGCTCACCACGGCCACCTCCATCGCCATCTGGGTGGTGTGGATTGTCATGTACACTTACGGCAACAAGCAGCACAACAGTCCCACCTGGGACGATCCCACGCTGGCCATTGCTCTTGCCGCCAATGCCTGGGCCTTTGTCCTCTTCTACATCATCCCTGAAGTCTCCCAGGTGACCAAGGCCAGCCCAGAGCAAAGCTACCAGGGGGACATGTACCCGACCCGGGGCGTAGGCTACGAGACCATCCTGAAGGAGCAGAAAGGCCAGAGCATGTTTGTGGAGAACAAGGCCTTTTCCATGGACGAGCCGGCCTCAG CTAAGAGACCGGTGTCCCCATACAGCGGGTACAATGGGCAGCTGCTGACCAGTGTGTACCAGCCCACCGAGATGGCCCTGATGCACAAAGGCCCG TCTGAAGGAGCTTACGACGTCATCCTCCCACGAGCCACCGCCAACAGCCAGGTGATGGGCAGTGCCAATTCCACCCTGAGGGCCGAAGACATGTATGCGGCCCAGAGCCACCAGGGAGCCACATCGCCGAAAGACGGCAAGAACTCCCAG